A genomic region of Gallus gallus isolate bGalGal1 chromosome 19, bGalGal1.mat.broiler.GRCg7b, whole genome shotgun sequence contains the following coding sequences:
- the LOC107057249 gene encoding outer dense fiber protein 3-like isoform X1: MPASMDGAWVGTWRPHRPRGLISAQFPSPGPQYSIPGTTGYVGHSPTKARAPAYTFRGTKPPAAGSCGPGPCYFVEPAITRNGKYVAPGAQLRGRPATKTTVTPGPSDYRTEAANRHVFKCPPVQSMAFRREPLRTDHPPGPGTYTLPRLMGPNTVYTSASPCYSVRGRSQRGRFDEDLAKTPGPAALPKVPVDAYKTRAPAYTMAARPKAGEGKAAKPGPADYSVGRVTLIKPQAPASTFGIRHSLYTTPLIVE; this comes from the exons ATGCCTGCCAGCATGGACGGAGCCTGGGTGGGGACCTGGAGACCTCATCGCCCACGCGGCCTCATCTCGGCCCAGTTCCCCAGCCCCGGGCCCCAGTACTCCATCCCGGGGACAACAG gTTATGTGGGCCACAGCCCCACCAAAGCCCGTGCCCCCGCCTACACGTTTAGAGGGACCAAACCGCCTGCGGCAGGGAGCTGCGGGCCAGGTCCCTGCTACTTTGTGGAGCCCGCCATCACCAGGAACGGGAAGTACGTGGCTCCGGGCGCCCAGCTCCGGGGACGACCCGCGACGAAGACCACCGTCACTCCCGGACCAA GTGACTACCGCACCGAGGCAGCCAACAGGCACGTCTTCAAGTGCCCACCGGTGCAGTCCATGGCCTTCCGGCGGGAGCCCCTCCGGACAGACCACCCTCCAG gtcctggcaCCTACACGCTGCCCAGGCTGATGGGGCCCAACACAGTCTACACATCGGCCAGCCCCTGCTACTCTGTGAGGGGAAGGAGCCAGCGAGGTCGGTTTGACGAAGACCTTGCCAAG ACTCCGGGTCCTGCGGCGCTCCCCAAAGTGCCTGTGGATGCCTACAAGACCAGGGCGCCCGCGTACACGATGGCAGCCCGACCAAAAGCTGGAGAGGGCAAAGCAGCGAAGCCCGGGCCGGCAGACTACAGCGTAGGCCGG GTGACGCTGATCAAGCCCCAGGCGCCTGCATCCACGTTTGGAATCCGGCATTCCCTCTACACAACCCCTCTCATCGTGGAGTGA
- the LOC124417302 gene encoding uncharacterized protein LOC124417302, producing MREFEELLPTKKIFPLEASLRSGQRTAGVPAASERPRAEGAAHPPAPTRVLLARAPRAASHRSSATASERRFRGSPPGSPAPPAGTEELQPVHLAERRGQPEELHVVQVLHLLDQALPVRPQLLDPAPHCGDGHGVGRGPGLGAPARGLPSRSKSFRKALSFLPRAPAAAFLRAGAMRAEERRERTEPRSCSRTAPQHRPRRVQPPPDARLLSNQSSASGGAANRHPARCDDARRGDRPRAAVLRLAEERAAEPGLSELLRRGPRCPSLADALEGLRDAEPYYRHLHRPGAGRGGAPRPGLRLRLRARRSFGRPLKDVKSGIPNTVRCASERCVGFHRPGTLKE from the exons ATGAGGGAGTTTGAGGAGCTGCTTC ctacaaagaagatatttcctttggaagcGTCACTCCG cagcgggcagcgcaCAGCAGGCGTTCCGGCGGCGAGCGAGCGGCCCCGGGCAGAGGGGGCGGCGCACCCGCCCGCGCCCACCCGCGTCCTGCTCGCGCGAGCCCCGCGCGCCGCGTCCCACCGCTCCTCAGCGACGGCCTCCGAGCGCCGCTTCAGGGGAAGCCCGCCGGGTtcgcccgcgccccccgccggtACCGAAGAACTCCAGCCAGTTCATCTCGCGGAGCGCCGCGGGCAGCCGGAGGAGCTCCACGTCGTACAggttctccatctccttgacCAGGCGCTCCCCGTTCGTCCGCAGCTGCTCGACCCGGCTCCTCACTGCGGGGACGGACACGGCGTCGGACGCGGCCCGGGCCTCGGCGCGCCCGCCCGCGGCCTACCCTCCCGGTCGAAGTCCTTCAGGAAGGCGCTCAGCTTCCTGCCGcgcgcgcccgcggccgccttCCTGCGGGCAGGAGCCATGAGGGCCGAGGAACGGCGCGAGCGCACCGAGCCCCGCTCCTGCTCCCGCACGGCGCCACAGCACCGCCCGCGCCGCGTTCAACCGCCGCCCGACGCGCGCCTGCTGTCCAATCAGAGCTCCGCGAGCGGCGGCGCAGCCAATCGGCACCCGGCGCGGTGTGATGACGCACGGCGCGGCGACCGCCCCCGGGCCGCTGTGCTGCGCCTGGCCGAGGAGCGAGCGGCGGAGCCGGGCCTGAGCGAGCTGCTGCGGcgcgggccgcgctgcccgtcgTTGGCCGACGCGCTGGAGGGCCTGCGGGACGCGGAGCCTTACTACCGGCACCTGCACCGtcccggggcggggcggggcggggctccCCGGccagggctgcggctgcggctgcgtgCAAGGAGGAGTTTTGGGAGGCCACTCAAAGATGTCAAATCGGGGATTCCAAACACTGTGCGCTGTGCTTCTGAGCGCTGCGTTGGCTTCCATCGCCCCGGTACGCTGAAGGAATAA